The Pontibacter pudoricolor genome contains a region encoding:
- a CDS encoding succinate dehydrogenase/fumarate reductase iron-sulfur subunit translates to MDLTLKVWRQKNRESAGSMVTYPIKGISPDMSFLEMLDVLNEDLLRAGQDPIAFDHDCREGICGMCSLYINGRPHGPERGTTTCQLHMRHFNDGDTITIEPWRAAAFPVHKDLVVDRSAFDRIQQAGGYVSVNTGGVPDANAIPIGKSIADKAFDAATCIGCGACVAACKNASAMLFVSAKVSQLAMLPQGKVEAKTRVENMVAQMDVEGFGACSNTGACAAECPVGISLENIAIMNREYLSAKATSEHVA, encoded by the coding sequence ATGGACTTAACACTAAAGGTTTGGCGCCAAAAAAATAGAGAATCAGCGGGTTCAATGGTAACATACCCGATCAAAGGTATTTCCCCGGATATGTCGTTCCTGGAAATGCTGGATGTATTAAACGAAGACCTGCTGCGAGCCGGCCAGGATCCTATCGCTTTCGACCACGATTGCCGTGAGGGTATCTGCGGTATGTGCAGCTTGTACATTAACGGTCGTCCGCATGGTCCGGAGCGTGGTACAACTACGTGCCAGCTGCACATGCGCCACTTCAACGACGGCGATACTATAACTATAGAGCCCTGGAGAGCTGCTGCTTTTCCGGTTCATAAAGACCTTGTAGTAGATCGCTCCGCTTTTGATCGTATTCAGCAGGCAGGTGGTTATGTATCTGTAAACACAGGTGGTGTACCGGATGCGAACGCTATCCCGATCGGAAAATCTATAGCTGATAAAGCATTTGATGCTGCGACTTGTATTGGTTGTGGCGCCTGTGTTGCAGCCTGTAAAAATGCTTCTGCTATGCTGTTCGTGAGTGCAAAAGTATCTCAGCTGGCAATGCTGCCGCAAGGCAAGGTAGAGGCCAAAACCCGTGTAGAGAACATGGTTGCCCAGATGGATGTGGAAGGTTTTGGTGCCTGCTCTAATACGGGTGCCTGTGCTGCCGAATGCCCTGTAGGTATTTCTCTTGAGAACATTGCTATCATGAACAGAGAGTATCTTTCAGCGAAAGCAACGTCAGAACACGTAGCCTAA